The Candidatus Zixiibacteriota bacterium genome contains a region encoding:
- a CDS encoding carboxypeptidase regulatory-like domain-containing protein has protein sequence MPKKYLVVMLASMVVLTLAAFSNTSHAQDTRDSVFLWYGNVDSSPLYTSIDDTLRFGISFACSSDVWVADCHFCIGALDQYIDSMLFQTHAVYFYPFTAWQVAEFTPVYHEAPEMPEGVSSQSFIGFATYNEPAPWLHFTFPHLVLTCAVTTADDVANIGDEVYAINDQGRNPFQGPSNAGDTNGGAGYQVFEYYSEVYFLGGGHVEGHITNFSGDPIEDATITDSETDKAAYSDDEGFYRIGLYPGVHDLTYSHPFAAEDTTVAGITIVENEDQTIDIIFHQLGSISGTVNDNDAQPVEGIVVQLINETYDTTDANGCYEFLGLQPDSYDIAFSHSDYRDTTITGVSVLYDQTTTADVVIHMLGAISGLIKDTHNQNINGAIVTFDGSVDTTGTNGAYSFDRIDAGTYNMTVTHDGFVDTTVAGIVINLDDAVELTVEMRRYGGIAGIAFDNITSIPIQGVIVVLNTGAVDTTDGAGFYGFNPLDNGTYEVTLSHDDYDDTTISDIEVVYDTITHVTVGMDPHLGIGDDKASIPEEYSLNQNYPNPFNANTNIKYGLPEDAYVTIAIYDLLGRHVETLVNTHLQAGYHQVTWNANKVTSGAYFYTINANDFSQKKTLMLVK, from the coding sequence ATGCCAAAGAAGTACTTAGTAGTAATGTTAGCCAGTATGGTAGTTTTAACTCTGGCAGCATTTTCTAACACGAGTCATGCCCAGGATACCAGAGATAGCGTTTTCCTCTGGTATGGTAATGTTGATAGTTCACCGCTGTATACCAGTATTGATGATACTCTTCGTTTTGGTATCTCATTTGCTTGCAGCTCTGATGTTTGGGTTGCAGATTGTCATTTTTGCATCGGCGCTTTAGATCAATATATCGACTCGATGTTATTTCAGACTCATGCCGTGTATTTCTATCCCTTTACAGCCTGGCAGGTAGCGGAATTTACACCTGTCTATCATGAGGCTCCGGAAATGCCAGAGGGCGTGTCGAGTCAATCATTTATTGGATTTGCTACATACAATGAACCGGCACCATGGCTTCATTTCACATTTCCGCATTTAGTATTGACTTGTGCGGTAACCACCGCAGATGATGTTGCCAATATAGGTGATGAAGTTTACGCAATTAATGATCAAGGCCGAAATCCATTCCAGGGACCTTCTAATGCCGGTGATACTAATGGCGGCGCCGGTTATCAGGTTTTCGAATATTATAGCGAGGTCTATTTCTTGGGCGGAGGCCATGTTGAGGGACATATTACAAACTTTTCCGGAGACCCGATAGAGGACGCTACTATTACCGATAGCGAAACCGATAAAGCAGCATATTCGGATGACGAAGGTTTTTATCGCATAGGACTTTATCCTGGCGTTCATGATCTCACATATTCTCATCCGTTTGCCGCTGAGGATACTACAGTGGCCGGTATTACAATTGTTGAGAATGAGGACCAAACAATTGATATAATCTTTCATCAATTGGGCAGCATTTCCGGCACTGTTAACGACAACGATGCTCAACCGGTTGAAGGAATTGTTGTTCAACTAATTAACGAGACATACGACACAACTGATGCTAATGGCTGCTACGAATTTCTCGGCCTGCAGCCCGACTCCTATGATATTGCTTTTTCGCACTCTGATTATAGAGACACCACTATAACGGGAGTTTCTGTATTATACGACCAAACCACCACGGCTGATGTGGTTATTCACATGCTTGGAGCGATTTCCGGCTTGATTAAAGATACTCATAATCAGAATATTAATGGCGCAATTGTAACTTTTGATGGCAGTGTGGATACAACCGGCACTAACGGCGCTTATTCGTTTGACCGTATTGATGCCGGAACATACAACATGACCGTAACACATGACGGTTTTGTTGACACAACGGTTGCAGGAATAGTTATTAATCTCGATGATGCTGTTGAATTAACTGTTGAAATGAGACGCTATGGTGGAATTGCCGGTATTGCCTTTGATAACATAACCAGCATTCCCATTCAAGGCGTTATAGTAGTTTTAAACACTGGTGCCGTAGATACTACTGACGGAGCTGGCTTTTATGGATTCAATCCTCTTGATAATGGAACATATGAGGTTACTTTATCGCATGATGATTATGATGATACTACTATATCCGACATTGAAGTTGTTTATGATACTATTACTCACGTTACCGTAGGAATGGATCCGCATTTAGGCATAGGTGATGATAAAGCTAGTATTCCCGAAGAGTATTCTCTTAACCAAAACTATCCCAATCCGTTTAACGCCAACACTAATATCAAGTATGGCTTACCGGAAGATGCCTATGTAACTATCGCTATCTATGACCTGCTTGGCCGTCATGTTGAAACTTTAGTTAATACCCATCTGCAAGCCGGTTATCATCAGGTTACCTGGAATGCTAATAAAGTTACTTCCGGAGCTTATTTCTATACTATAAATGCTAATGATTTCAGCCAGAAAAAGACTTTGATGCTTGTTAAATAG
- a CDS encoding T9SS type A sorting domain-containing protein encodes MKKEIIRNWLLVTLFIGILFTNGYSDENSWSTNGPYGSSVKTIAIHPFDNQIIYIGTVENGIYKTTNGGESWNHLDNGNIFSCMRVIAIHPFAPDTIYIACTDGMFKSSDAGVSWTFLTPPRPHNEIRALMIHPVETNLLFAGFIDPWMSTDSGQNWFRIEGISYNSGIHALAVDPDDPDIIYLLVANSLEHGEGIWKSTDRGSTWINIHNNINSTGFGMDISIDPFNTNTIYLALDNTVLPSDSSCLWKSTNGGQHWFDIAPRPLSYPTITSVKVSHCDRNEIYAASFRDGVFKSTDGGNNWQSINNGLNFKQITTIEIDSSSGTIYIGTYYDGIYRSTNSGESWQKISNNICSLGIISLALDYHNSSSAYVAALNGFLKTTDSSQSWDYVNMGDIGHRWIYAVAYDKYLPENVYLSTGHTIWPPVDDCGIFRSTDYGETWNFLNNGLPGEIRYRTIRIAYFDGLYRRIFLCSTSGLFYSDDIGESWFRCENGLPAYSSFNSIEVSSADPNYIAVGDTYNRVFISSDKGNSWQQTSRLPITDGWYINDIEFHPDDPNNIFVAEGDVSIFETTDGGDSWVDISNDLPLDPDIPVVSGITINPLNPQNMFAASNHYGIFQSHNGGQNWESFNVGMDTTDGVGEIMFALGDTTTLFFASSMRSVWSITRTGTGIASNNSPLPARLSLSNYPNPFNSRTVIDYNIAYTGKATLTIYDMLGRKVETLVNCVMPPGSHQAVWQADNQPSGVYFYKLQTGDDKQTQKMLLLR; translated from the coding sequence ATGAAAAAAGAAATCATAAGAAATTGGCTGTTGGTCACCTTGTTTATCGGAATATTATTTACAAATGGTTATTCCGATGAAAACAGTTGGTCGACAAACGGTCCTTATGGCTCAAGCGTTAAAACAATAGCCATTCATCCTTTCGATAATCAAATCATATATATAGGCACAGTTGAAAACGGCATTTATAAGACAACGAATGGCGGCGAAAGCTGGAACCACCTTGATAACGGAAATATATTCTCTTGCATGCGCGTTATTGCAATACATCCTTTTGCGCCCGATACCATTTATATAGCATGCACCGATGGCATGTTTAAAAGTTCAGATGCGGGTGTAAGTTGGACATTTCTTACTCCACCTCGTCCTCATAATGAAATACGAGCTTTAATGATTCATCCCGTTGAAACTAATCTGCTATTTGCAGGTTTTATTGACCCTTGGATGTCCACGGATAGCGGTCAAAACTGGTTTAGAATAGAAGGTATTTCCTACAATTCAGGAATACATGCACTTGCAGTTGACCCGGATGATCCGGATATTATCTATTTGCTTGTTGCGAATTCTTTAGAGCATGGTGAAGGTATTTGGAAAAGCACTGATAGAGGGAGTACCTGGATCAATATTCATAACAATATTAATTCAACAGGTTTTGGTATGGATATCTCTATTGACCCGTTTAATACTAATACTATTTATCTTGCATTAGATAATACCGTATTACCAAGCGACAGTAGTTGTTTATGGAAATCTACAAATGGCGGACAACACTGGTTCGATATCGCACCAAGACCATTAAGCTATCCGACTATCACGTCTGTTAAAGTTTCACATTGTGACCGAAATGAAATTTACGCTGCATCATTTCGAGATGGCGTTTTTAAAAGCACAGATGGTGGAAACAACTGGCAAAGTATAAACAATGGGCTAAATTTCAAGCAAATTACCACTATTGAAATTGATAGTTCCAGCGGTACAATTTATATTGGAACCTACTATGATGGTATTTATAGAAGTACGAATAGCGGCGAGAGTTGGCAAAAGATTAGTAATAACATATGCTCATTAGGGATTATTAGTTTAGCTTTAGATTATCATAACTCATCATCGGCTTATGTTGCCGCTTTAAATGGTTTTTTAAAGACTACGGATAGCAGTCAATCATGGGATTATGTTAATATGGGGGATATAGGTCATCGGTGGATTTATGCAGTCGCTTATGATAAGTATCTTCCGGAGAATGTATATTTATCCACTGGTCATACTATTTGGCCGCCCGTAGATGACTGCGGTATTTTTCGATCCACAGATTATGGCGAAACCTGGAACTTTCTTAATAACGGTTTACCCGGAGAAATAAGATATAGAACAATTCGAATTGCATATTTTGATGGTTTGTATAGAAGGATTTTTCTCTGCTCTACTAGTGGGCTTTTTTATTCTGATGATATAGGCGAGTCCTGGTTTCGATGCGAAAACGGCTTACCGGCTTATTCCAGCTTTAATTCAATTGAGGTGTCTTCTGCCGATCCGAATTATATAGCAGTTGGAGATACATATAATAGAGTCTTTATATCATCAGACAAAGGCAACTCCTGGCAACAAACATCAAGATTGCCGATAACTGATGGCTGGTATATTAACGATATCGAGTTTCACCCTGACGATCCGAATAATATTTTTGTTGCAGAGGGTGATGTTAGCATTTTTGAGACAACGGATGGCGGTGATAGCTGGGTAGATATTAGCAATGATTTACCTTTGGATCCTGATATTCCTGTTGTATCCGGCATTACTATAAATCCCTTAAATCCGCAAAACATGTTTGCCGCTTCCAATCATTACGGCATTTTCCAATCACACAATGGCGGTCAGAACTGGGAATCGTTCAATGTCGGCATGGATACAACCGACGGCGTGGGGGAGATAATGTTTGCGCTTGGCGATACTACAACTCTTTTCTTTGCCTCTTCCATGCGGTCAGTCTGGTCAATCACCCGCACCGGCACCGGCATCGCATCCAACAACAGCCCTCTGCCTGCCCGACTGAGCCTGTCGAACTACCCCAACCCGTTTAATTCTCGTACGGTAATCGATTACAATATTGCCTATACCGGCAAAGCAACATTAACGATTTACGATATGCTTGGCAGGAAAGTCGAAACCCTTGTCAATTGCGTGATGCCGCCGGGAAGCCATCAGGCTGTATGGCAGGCAGATAATCAGCCATCGGGTGTTTATTTCTATAAGCTTCAAACCGGCGATGATAAGCAAACCCAAAAGATGCTTTTGCTGAGATAA
- a CDS encoding 23S rRNA (pseudouridine(1915)-N(3))-methyltransferase RlmH yields the protein MTKIKLTIVGKMRDKFAKEWVEHYRKLASKYCDLEIKFIKEEKLAEGKNEKEVLRREGERIIDNVKVGDYLVILDRHGRKLKSKYFAKFVEEYCSRSDVTLHFVIGGAIGISEQIQKFADMRLSLSDMTFPRQLAVVMFTEQLYRVISIVKGMPYHK from the coding sequence ATGACTAAAATTAAACTTACAATTGTCGGGAAAATGCGTGATAAGTTCGCCAAAGAATGGGTTGAGCATTATAGAAAACTCGCCAGTAAATATTGCGACCTTGAGATAAAGTTTATCAAAGAGGAAAAGCTGGCTGAGGGGAAAAACGAAAAAGAGGTATTGCGCCGTGAGGGAGAACGGATAATCGATAATGTTAAGGTTGGAGATTATTTGGTTATTCTCGATAGACATGGCAGGAAACTCAAGTCCAAGTATTTTGCCAAGTTTGTTGAGGAATACTGTTCGCGGTCTGATGTTACCCTTCATTTCGTCATTGGCGGCGCAATCGGGATATCCGAGCAGATACAGAAATTCGCCGATATGAGATTGTCCCTTTCCGATATGACTTTCCCGCGTCAGCTTGCGGTTGTGATGTTTACCGAGCAGTTGTATAGGGTGATTAGTATTGTCAAGGGCATGCCGTATCACAAATAA
- a CDS encoding YjbQ family protein: MIEISVKTNARNQMVDITGDVRGNIPDGFSGMVYIYVPHTTAAVTINEGADPSVKSDILDYLKELIPQNDGFKHMEGNSDSHIKSSLIGNSVSVIADKGNLILGTWQAIFFCDFDGPRNRKVYIKFIER; this comes from the coding sequence ATGATAGAGATAAGCGTAAAAACGAATGCCAGAAACCAGATGGTTGATATCACCGGTGATGTTAGAGGTAATATCCCGGATGGCTTTTCGGGAATGGTTTATATATATGTGCCTCATACTACCGCCGCCGTTACGATTAACGAGGGAGCAGACCCATCGGTAAAAAGCGATATACTGGATTATCTCAAGGAACTTATACCCCAAAACGATGGTTTCAAACACATGGAGGGCAATTCTGATTCACATATTAAAAGCAGTCTGATTGGAAATTCAGTTAGTGTAATAGCAGATAAAGGGAATTTAATCCTTGGTACTTGGCAAGCAATATTTTTTTGCGATTTTGATGGACCAAGAAATAGAAAGGTTTACATTAAATTTATTGAACGATGA
- the ftsY gene encoding signal recognition particle-docking protein FtsY, whose amino-acid sequence MFKRFKKGLAKTRNGIFGKLGNLFGRKIDEELLEELEESLIAADIGPGPSAAIIENLRKSKNSDPIDILREEIYQRVNLEIPTKSANENKPSVIMFVGVNGTGKTTSIGKLACSLINDNKKVILAASDTFRAAAVEQLGIWAENTGAQIIKSYEGADPAAVAFDAVKAGLARKADYVLIDTAGRLQTRVNLMEELKKIRRVINKAMPDAPHEIWLVLDASIGQNSFSQVELFNEAVSLTGLVLAKLDGTSKGGAVVAISEKYKIPVRYIGVGESKDDIEEFDPEQFAKAMVEQ is encoded by the coding sequence ATGTTCAAAAGGTTTAAGAAAGGCTTAGCTAAAACACGAAACGGTATTTTCGGCAAATTAGGAAATCTGTTTGGCAGAAAAATTGACGAGGAGCTTTTGGAAGAACTCGAAGAAAGCTTAATCGCCGCCGATATCGGGCCGGGACCTTCAGCGGCTATTATCGAAAATCTGCGAAAAAGTAAAAACAGCGACCCAATTGACATATTAAGAGAAGAAATTTATCAGCGCGTCAACTTGGAAATTCCTACAAAGTCTGCCAATGAAAACAAGCCATCCGTTATTATGTTTGTCGGTGTTAACGGTACCGGAAAAACTACCTCAATCGGCAAATTAGCCTGCAGTTTGATAAACGACAATAAAAAAGTTATCTTAGCAGCATCCGATACTTTCAGGGCAGCGGCAGTTGAACAGCTTGGAATTTGGGCTGAAAATACCGGTGCTCAGATTATAAAATCCTATGAAGGGGCAGACCCGGCGGCGGTGGCTTTTGATGCAGTTAAAGCAGGACTCGCCAGGAAAGCCGATTATGTTTTGATAGATACTGCCGGAAGGCTTCAGACGCGAGTTAATTTGATGGAGGAACTTAAGAAAATCAGGCGCGTAATAAACAAAGCTATGCCCGACGCGCCTCATGAAATATGGCTTGTGCTGGATGCCTCCATCGGGCAAAATAGCTTCTCACAGGTTGAGCTTTTTAACGAGGCGGTTAGTTTAACAGGGCTGGTGTTAGCCAAACTTGACGGCACCTCTAAAGGCGGAGCGGTTGTCGCAATCTCCGAGAAATATAAGATTCCGGTTCGTTATATCGGCGTTGGCGAGAGTAAAGACGACATAGAAGAATTCGACCCCGAACAATTTGCCAAGGCGATGGTGGAACAATGA
- the smc gene encoding chromosome segregation protein SMC — protein sequence MLLSKLELYGFKSFPNKTVLNFDEGIMGVVGPNGCGKTNILDSLRWVLGEQRSAMLRGSKTEEVLFNGTTQLRSIDLAEVSLTIKNNRGVLPLEYDELVITRRLYRSGESEYLINKSRCRLKDIVNLFSDTGMGTHAYSILQQSMVDAVLSDKADERRFLFEEAAGISKYKQRKKESLKKLENTEIDLVRLSDIISEISRKVRSLKRQASKAKRYKKIKEELQSLKTTRIAAQIYDFEEEIKNHNENISRLQIDKTGFSAETDKVEAVVEEIKLQISNMNEQISAKASIAADLSEKAIHTENKLSNIESSLKSGKQNVELWKNEIDNLANRIESFETQKNNAEVQRKDCSTELSQLQNHLSDEENHVDSIREKLEISSNDMESVKEELHRYENQIAADQARLDAANSSFERLKEITRDIDQSRLMYEDKKESSQKNLDQQKKTLKEYENEIEEIDEKIKINQRRHLEIAAEIEDIKKDIASGNAEKSAGEAKIEMLSRMMLEHEGYGSGVKSLFAWMHKPDGVIDTLANLITVEKQYYQAVEAAMGKYSQLAICQTRDDALRCIDYLKANARGRVGFLILDGITEPVGDNVDIKADGYLGNITDFVTVDDSLRRVVNVLFANMAVFEAGKIPFDCKHEAVDLEGNYFNRRGIIEGGKSSITLIGRKDELSSLENKLASIKQNISSLGQKLKESSSALSDTEEEASNLNKDKRTLLTKRESIISDITRLEFEFKDSIGWLDKLSANSSETDKQLESLNNQKAEIEKNITDKTTRKQGIAAEIQQKSEIHQTLQNDYDSAVDEFNKSRLKSVELSGLIRKLEEDSNRFVELIEEAKNTISAKNRMIDDEKQRWLRLDEEQVIIKEQIAKLFEAKDSINEDKDGLNNQKLELVEKLSEAETSLKQLRVKINNISEGIHQAELKHTDMDGRLKNTRENFFHEYGVHVTAEKSDDYNEEAITSQIERLESVVDKLGPVNMLADEEYDTEKDRFDFLEKQYQDLLDAKASLLDVIKRINTTAEEKFAETFELIHDNFKEVFQELFEGGTADVRLTDPNNLLETPIEIIARPEGKKLVSVNQLSGGERALTAIALLFSIYMVKPSPFCILDEIDAPLDDANVNRFLRLLHKFASNTQFIVITHNKKTMEAADLLYGITMEQPGVSSIVSVKLNGGKVEHVQKV from the coding sequence CGATGAGGGGATAATGGGAGTAGTCGGACCTAACGGGTGCGGTAAAACTAATATCCTCGATTCATTGCGCTGGGTATTAGGCGAACAGCGGTCGGCGATGCTGCGCGGTTCAAAAACCGAGGAAGTCCTTTTTAATGGCACTACTCAGCTTCGATCGATTGATTTAGCCGAAGTAAGCCTAACTATAAAAAACAACCGCGGCGTTTTACCGCTTGAATACGACGAATTGGTAATTACTCGAAGGCTGTACAGATCGGGTGAATCAGAATACCTGATTAATAAATCACGCTGCCGCTTAAAAGATATTGTAAATCTCTTTTCCGATACCGGAATGGGAACTCATGCATACAGCATCCTGCAGCAAAGCATGGTTGATGCTGTCCTGTCCGATAAAGCCGATGAACGCAGGTTTCTGTTTGAGGAGGCTGCCGGTATTAGCAAATATAAACAGCGCAAGAAAGAGTCTTTAAAAAAGCTTGAGAACACCGAAATTGATCTTGTCCGTCTTAGCGATATTATCTCGGAAATTTCCCGAAAAGTCCGTTCGCTAAAACGTCAAGCCTCGAAAGCAAAACGCTATAAAAAAATAAAAGAAGAACTTCAAAGCCTCAAAACTACGCGCATAGCGGCGCAAATATATGATTTTGAAGAAGAAATAAAAAACCATAATGAAAATATCTCCCGTTTGCAAATAGACAAAACAGGCTTCAGCGCCGAGACCGATAAAGTAGAAGCAGTTGTCGAGGAAATCAAACTGCAGATTTCAAATATGAATGAGCAGATTTCGGCTAAAGCCTCGATAGCTGCCGACCTTTCCGAGAAAGCTATTCATACCGAAAACAAATTGTCTAATATCGAATCGAGTTTAAAGTCGGGCAAGCAAAATGTCGAATTATGGAAAAACGAAATAGATAATCTTGCTAATCGCATCGAGTCCTTTGAAACGCAAAAAAACAATGCCGAAGTGCAAAGGAAAGATTGTTCGACCGAACTCTCACAATTGCAAAACCATCTAAGCGATGAAGAAAACCATGTTGATTCCATCAGGGAAAAACTCGAAATATCTTCAAATGATATGGAATCTGTCAAGGAAGAACTGCATCGATATGAAAATCAGATTGCCGCTGACCAGGCTCGCCTTGATGCTGCGAATAGCTCATTCGAACGATTGAAGGAAATCACCCGTGATATTGATCAGTCCCGCCTGATGTATGAAGATAAAAAAGAATCATCACAAAAAAATCTCGACCAGCAGAAAAAGACACTTAAAGAATATGAGAATGAAATTGAAGAGATTGATGAGAAAATAAAGATTAATCAGAGACGGCATCTTGAGATAGCCGCCGAAATTGAGGACATCAAAAAGGATATAGCCTCCGGTAATGCGGAAAAATCAGCGGGCGAGGCCAAAATCGAAATGCTGTCGCGGATGATGCTGGAACATGAGGGATACGGCTCCGGCGTGAAATCGCTGTTTGCCTGGATGCATAAACCGGACGGCGTAATCGATACGCTGGCTAACCTGATTACAGTGGAAAAACAATACTACCAAGCTGTGGAAGCGGCGATGGGTAAATACAGCCAGCTTGCAATATGCCAGACTCGGGATGATGCCTTAAGATGTATCGATTATCTAAAAGCCAATGCCCGCGGACGTGTTGGATTTTTAATTCTTGATGGAATTACAGAACCCGTTGGAGACAACGTTGATATAAAAGCTGACGGTTATCTTGGTAATATCACCGACTTTGTTACGGTCGATGATTCTCTTCGTCGGGTAGTGAATGTTTTGTTTGCCAATATGGCTGTTTTTGAGGCAGGGAAGATACCATTCGATTGCAAACATGAGGCAGTTGATCTTGAGGGCAATTATTTCAATCGCCGCGGCATTATTGAGGGCGGCAAATCGAGCATAACGTTGATTGGCCGAAAAGACGAGCTTTCATCTTTAGAAAATAAATTGGCATCTATTAAGCAAAATATATCATCGTTGGGACAAAAGCTAAAAGAATCATCATCGGCATTATCCGATACGGAAGAGGAAGCCTCTAACCTGAATAAAGATAAAAGAACACTTCTGACAAAACGCGAAAGTATTATTTCCGATATAACCCGGTTGGAGTTCGAGTTTAAGGATAGCATAGGCTGGCTTGATAAACTATCCGCCAACAGCTCCGAAACCGATAAGCAGTTGGAAAGTTTGAACAACCAGAAAGCTGAGATAGAAAAAAATATCACCGATAAAACCACTCGTAAACAAGGAATCGCAGCCGAAATTCAGCAGAAGTCCGAAATACATCAGACGCTTCAAAATGATTATGACAGTGCTGTTGACGAATTTAACAAAAGTAGATTAAAATCTGTTGAACTGTCGGGACTTATACGCAAACTTGAGGAAGACAGCAATCGTTTTGTCGAACTGATTGAAGAAGCGAAGAATACAATCTCAGCTAAAAATAGAATGATTGATGATGAAAAGCAAAGATGGCTTAGACTTGATGAGGAACAAGTAATCATAAAAGAGCAGATAGCCAAGCTTTTTGAGGCTAAAGACAGTATTAATGAGGATAAGGACGGCTTAAATAACCAGAAGCTCGAATTAGTGGAAAAACTGTCTGAAGCTGAGACATCGCTTAAACAACTGCGAGTGAAAATAAACAACATCAGCGAGGGAATTCATCAGGCAGAATTAAAGCATACTGATATGGACGGCCGGTTGAAAAATACAAGAGAAAATTTCTTTCATGAATACGGTGTTCATGTTACCGCCGAGAAAAGCGATGATTATAATGAGGAGGCAATAACTTCCCAAATCGAGAGGCTGGAATCTGTAGTCGATAAATTGGGACCTGTGAATATGCTGGCTGATGAAGAATACGACACCGAAAAAGACCGTTTTGATTTCCTGGAAAAACAGTATCAGGATTTATTGGATGCGAAAGCCTCGCTGCTTGATGTTATCAAACGCATAAATACTACTGCCGAGGAAAAATTTGCCGAAACATTTGAACTTATTCATGATAACTTCAAGGAAGTATTTCAGGAGCTTTTCGAGGGTGGTACCGCTGATGTTAGATTAACTGATCCTAATAACCTGCTTGAAACGCCTATAGAAATAATCGCCCGGCCGGAAGGCAAGAAATTAGTGTCGGTAAATCAGCTTTCGGGCGGGGAGAGGGCCTTAACGGCGATTGCATTGCTGTTTTCAATTTATATGGTTAAACCCAGTCCCTTCTGTATCCTGGATGAGATTGATGCCCCTTTAGATGATGCCAATGTTAACCGTTTCTTAAGGCTTTTGCATAAGTTTGCCTCCAATACGCAATTCATTGTGATTACTCACAACAAGAAAACTATGGAAGCGGCTGATTTATTGTATGGCATTACTATGGAACAGCCCGGCGTATCGAGTATTGTCTCGGTTAAATTGAATGGCGGCAAGGTAGAGCATGTTCAAAAGGTTTAA